The sequence CATCCCAGCAAGGCACCGCTCACAAAACAATAACGCGGGCCAGGAGCCCGCGTTATCGAAAACTGAAGTCTGATAAATCCGGAAAGATCAGCGCGGTCCGCGCGGACCTGCACCCGGGCCGCCACGGCCGCCGCGATCACCGCCGGGACCGGCGCCGAACACCGGCTTCGGCTTCATCGGCAGCAGGCCTTCGCGCTGCAGCTTCTTGCGGGCCAGCTTGCGCGCGCGGCGCACGGCTTCGGCCTTTTCACGGGCCTTCTTCTCGGAGGGCTTCTCGTAGTGACCGCGGAGCTTCATCTCGCGGAAAATGCCCTCGCGCTGCATCTTCTTCTTCAGCGCCTTGAGGGCTTGATCGACATTGTTATCGCGAACGAGAACCTG comes from Bradyrhizobium diazoefficiens and encodes:
- the rpsU gene encoding 30S ribosomal protein S21, with the translated sequence MQVLVRDNNVDQALKALKKKMQREGIFREMKLRGHYEKPSEKKAREKAEAVRRARKLARKKLQREGLLPMKPKPVFGAGPGGDRGGRGGPGAGPRGPR